Proteins encoded in a region of the Vicia villosa cultivar HV-30 ecotype Madison, WI linkage group LG5, Vvil1.0, whole genome shotgun sequence genome:
- the LOC131606227 gene encoding abscisic acid receptor PYL4-like: MPPNPPKSSILLHRINHTTTPTVTNHHDHLPGENTNTTLFVNPVTTIPNTISHYHTHPITSNQLCSAVVQETTASITSVWSVVRRFDKPQAYKNFIKSCNLINGDGDVGTLREVNLISGLPAARSTERLEILNEDQHVISFSVVGGDHRLANYRSVTTLHSSGEGESSGTVVVESYVVDIPPGNTKEDTRVFVDTIVRCNLQSLAQTAENITQQNNNDLYKCCS, translated from the coding sequence ATGCCTCCAAATCCACCAAAATCTTCTATCCTCCTCCATAGAATCAACCACACCACCACTCCAACCGTCACCAACCACCATGATCACCTCCCCGGCGAAAACACCAACACCACGCTCTTCGTCAACCCTGTCACCACCATCCCTAATACCATATCACACTACCACACACATCCCATAACCTCCAACCAACTATGCTCGGCGGTCGTCCAGGAAACAACCGCCTCCATCACCTCCGTTTGGTCCGTGGTTCGCCGCTTCGACAAACCACAAGCCTACAAGAACTTCATCAAAAGCTGTAATCTAATCAACGGCGACGGTGATGTGGGCACTCTCAGGGAGGTCAATCTTATATCCGGCCTCCCTGCCGCCCGCAGCACCGAACGCCTTGAAATCCTCAACGAGGATCAACATGTCATCAGTTTTAGCGTTGTTGGTGGAGATCATAGGCTTGCTAACTACCGGTCCGTTACTACACTTCATTCCTCCGGCGAAGGTGAGAGCTCCGGCACGGTGGTTGTTGAGTCCTACGTGGTGGATATTCCTCCGGGGAATACAAAAGAAGACACTCGTGTGTTTGTTGACACAATTGTTCGGTGTAATCTTCAGTCACTCGCACAAACCGCTGAGAATATtactcaacaaaacaacaacgATCTTTACAAGTGTTGTTCATaa